From Peptococcaceae bacterium, one genomic window encodes:
- a CDS encoding carbon starvation protein A, with protein sequence MSALWLILGGIVLFIVAYITYGAWLARQWGIDPSRPTPAHTKRDDIDYCPAKAPVLLGHHFASIAGAGPITGPIAASFFGWVPVALWIIVGS encoded by the coding sequence GTGAGCGCTTTATGGCTTATTCTAGGCGGGATTGTTCTTTTTATTGTCGCTTATATCACGTATGGCGCCTGGCTGGCCAGGCAGTGGGGGATCGACCCTTCCCGCCCGACCCCGGCTCATACAAAGCGGGACGACATTGACTACTGTCCCGCCAAAGCCCCTGTCCTGCTGGGACACCACTTCGCCTCCATCGCCGGCGCGGGGCCGATCACCGGGCCCATAGCCGCCAGCTTCTTCGGCTGGGTCCCCGTCGCCCTGTGGATAATCGTGGGCAGCAT
- a CDS encoding LytTR family DNA-binding domain-containing protein, whose product MMIVDDEPPSQAELSYIINQHPDFTVAGVAGSGKEAFQLLSAINPQVAFLDIQLYDINGLELAEKILSVRKDTFIVFATAHDNFAVKAYDLNATDYVVKPFDELRIYKTLDRIRSYLSLKKTQEKLPPPGRPLPEENLDRICAVDSEKWCVVDCSKIVYIVAEERKTSLKLHQNSLPSIYTLKELYRRLNKRDFLQVHRSYVVNLRYIKEIIPWFHGSYKLVMDDKEKSEVPVSRSFAKQLKQKLGIKPGE is encoded by the coding sequence GTGATGATCGTGGACGACGAACCGCCTTCCCAGGCTGAACTATCGTATATTATAAACCAGCACCCGGATTTCACGGTGGCGGGTGTGGCGGGTTCCGGGAAAGAAGCCTTCCAGCTCTTAAGCGCGATAAACCCGCAGGTCGCCTTCCTCGACATACAGCTTTACGATATAAACGGCCTGGAACTGGCGGAGAAGATCCTCTCGGTCAGGAAAGACACCTTTATTGTTTTCGCCACCGCGCACGACAATTTTGCCGTAAAAGCCTACGATTTAAATGCCACGGATTATGTGGTCAAGCCCTTTGACGAGCTGCGCATCTATAAAACCCTGGACAGGATACGCTCCTACCTGTCTTTGAAAAAAACCCAGGAAAAACTGCCGCCGCCCGGCCGTCCGCTGCCTGAGGAAAACCTGGACAGGATCTGCGCCGTAGACAGCGAAAAGTGGTGCGTGGTGGACTGCAGCAAGATCGTCTATATAGTAGCGGAGGAGCGAAAAACCTCCCTCAAGCTCCACCAGAACTCCCTGCCCTCCATTTACACCTTGAAGGAGCTTTACCGCCGCCTCAACAAGCGGGATTTTCTGCAGGTCCACCGTTCTTACGTCGTCAACCTGCGCTACATCAAGGAAATCATCCCCTGGTTCCACGGGAGCTATAAACTGGTGATGGACGACAAGGAGAAGTCCGAAGTGCCGGTAAGCCGCAGCTTCGCCAAACAGCTCAAGCAAAAACTGGGCATCAAGCCTGGTGAATAA
- a CDS encoding sensor histidine kinase, producing METLFFQMSERMALVVTIAFLLTRFKVFRRILYHNITIKEKLLLTFIFGLIAIFGTYSAIEIKGALANSRVIGAVVAGLLGGPWMGAGAGLISGLHRWSLGGFTGLACGLSTFTEGLVAGLVHNRLRGRKIGWETGLITGLVAETLQMIIILLVAKPFTAALDLVKIIAAPMIIWNSIGIAIFILIVRNVQEEEERIGASQAQKALTIAEETLNILRHGLSMKTAQAAAQVIKRHTSVAAVSITDTRTILAHEGLGSDHHFPGHPVMTELTRQVLASGVIRVAQNKKEIGCSCPTCSLASAVLVPLFSREQVIGALKLYKNKENAVSPLDLEFARGLAHLFSTQLEIAALEEQGKLLKEAELQALQAQINPHFLFNALNTVISFSRSNPEMSRNLLRHLGDFFRKSILNDKKLISLAEELERIDAYLSIEKARFGPRLQVLKDIDEQTLAFLLPPLILQPLVENCVKHGILPKPEGGVVFIKSHLSDNFVKISVEDNGVGMPEETLSSCLNKARKNGGSIGLVNVNERLVNMYGRETGLIIQSAPGKGTVFSMQLPVKQQEGGLTH from the coding sequence TTGGAAACTCTTTTTTTCCAAATGTCCGAACGGATGGCCCTTGTTGTCACCATCGCCTTCCTCCTCACACGCTTTAAGGTTTTCCGCAGGATCCTTTATCACAACATCACCATCAAGGAAAAACTATTATTAACCTTCATCTTCGGTTTGATCGCGATTTTCGGCACTTACTCCGCCATTGAGATAAAGGGCGCCCTGGCCAATTCCAGGGTCATCGGCGCCGTCGTGGCCGGCCTCCTGGGAGGCCCCTGGATGGGAGCTGGGGCAGGTCTTATCAGCGGCTTGCACCGCTGGTCTCTGGGGGGGTTTACGGGCCTGGCCTGCGGCCTTTCCACCTTTACGGAGGGGCTGGTGGCAGGCCTGGTCCACAACAGGTTAAGAGGCCGCAAGATCGGGTGGGAAACCGGGCTTATAACAGGCCTGGTTGCCGAAACCCTCCAGATGATAATAATACTGCTGGTAGCCAAACCTTTTACCGCCGCGCTGGATCTGGTCAAAATAATCGCCGCCCCGATGATCATCTGGAACTCCATCGGCATCGCAATCTTCATCCTGATTGTCAGGAACGTGCAGGAAGAAGAAGAGCGGATCGGGGCCTCGCAGGCCCAAAAAGCGCTGACCATCGCCGAGGAAACTTTGAACATCCTGAGGCACGGGCTCAGCATGAAAACCGCCCAGGCCGCGGCCCAGGTCATCAAAAGGCACACCTCCGTCGCCGCCGTCTCCATCACCGACACCAGAACAATCCTGGCCCACGAAGGGCTGGGAAGCGACCATCATTTTCCCGGGCATCCGGTGATGACCGAGCTGACCCGCCAGGTGCTGGCCAGCGGGGTGATCCGGGTGGCGCAAAACAAAAAAGAAATCGGCTGCTCCTGCCCCACCTGTTCTCTCGCTTCCGCCGTGCTGGTCCCCCTCTTCTCCCGCGAACAGGTCATCGGCGCTTTAAAACTGTACAAAAACAAAGAAAACGCCGTTTCGCCGCTAGATCTCGAATTTGCCAGGGGGCTGGCCCACCTCTTTTCGACCCAGCTGGAAATCGCCGCGCTCGAAGAACAGGGCAAGCTCCTGAAGGAAGCGGAACTGCAGGCGCTGCAAGCCCAAATAAACCCTCATTTTCTCTTTAACGCCCTGAATACGGTCATTTCCTTTTCCCGTTCCAACCCGGAAATGTCCCGCAACCTTCTCCGGCATCTCGGCGATTTCTTCCGCAAGTCCATTTTGAACGACAAAAAACTCATTTCCCTGGCCGAAGAACTGGAAAGGATAGATGCCTATCTCAGCATCGAGAAAGCCCGTTTCGGCCCGCGGCTGCAAGTGCTAAAAGACATCGACGAACAAACCCTGGCCTTTCTCCTGCCGCCCCTCATCCTGCAGCCCCTGGTGGAAAACTGCGTCAAACACGGTATCCTTCCCAAACCTGAAGGAGGAGTGGTGTTCATCAAAAGCCACCTCAGCGACAATTTTGTCAAAATATCGGTTGAGGATAACGGCGTAGGAATGCCGGAGGAAACATTAAGCTCGTGCCTGAACAAGGCGCGAAAAAACGGCGGCAGCATCGGGCTGGTAAACGTGAACGAGCGGCTGGTCAACATGTACGGCCGTGAAACAGGCCTGATAATCCAAAGCGCGCCCGGGAAAGGAACTGTTTTTTCCATGCAGCTGCCGGTTAAACAACAGGAGGGGGGGCTCACGCATTGA
- a CDS encoding aspartate carbamoyltransferase catalytic subunit — MGLRAKDLLSMEQLDRDEIEQILYTAKEMKNIIKRDIKKVPTLRGKTLVTLFYEPSTRTRTSFELAGKYMSADVVNISTTASSVVKGETLKDTGLTLEMMGTDMVVIRHGMAGAPHLLARTVKAHVINGGDGFHEHPTQALLDMMTIQEKLGGMAGLKAAIIGDILHSRVARSNVIGLKKMGAEVWVCGPPTLMPPGMEEMGAKVTYDLEDALRGAQVVMMLRIQMERQKSGLFPTLREYSQLYGLDAKKLKTAPPGALVMHPGPINRGVEISAEVADSLQSVINEQVTCGVAVRMALLYLMLGQKGE, encoded by the coding sequence ATGGGGCTGCGGGCCAAAGACCTTTTGTCCATGGAGCAGCTGGACAGGGACGAAATCGAGCAAATTCTTTATACGGCGAAGGAAATGAAAAACATCATCAAGCGGGATATTAAAAAAGTACCGACCCTGAGGGGCAAGACGCTGGTTACGCTTTTTTACGAACCCAGCACCCGCACGCGAACATCTTTTGAGCTGGCTGGAAAGTACATGAGCGCCGATGTGGTGAACATCAGCACCACGGCCAGCAGCGTGGTGAAGGGCGAGACACTGAAGGACACCGGGCTTACCCTGGAAATGATGGGAACCGACATGGTGGTCATCCGCCACGGAATGGCCGGAGCGCCCCACCTTTTGGCCCGGACGGTTAAGGCGCATGTCATCAACGGGGGCGACGGCTTCCATGAGCACCCGACCCAGGCCCTGCTCGACATGATGACCATCCAGGAAAAACTGGGAGGCATGGCCGGGTTGAAGGCGGCCATCATCGGCGACATCTTGCACAGCAGGGTGGCCAGGTCGAATGTGATCGGACTGAAAAAAATGGGCGCGGAAGTTTGGGTGTGCGGGCCGCCCACTTTGATGCCGCCCGGCATGGAAGAAATGGGGGCTAAAGTGACTTATGACCTGGAAGACGCCCTGCGCGGGGCCCAGGTGGTTATGATGCTCCGTATCCAGATGGAAAGGCAAAAGAGCGGCCTGTTTCCCACCCTGCGCGAGTACAGCCAGCTTTACGGCCTGGATGCAAAAAAGCTGAAAACGGCGCCGCCCGGCGCCCTGGTTATGCACCCGGGGCCGATAAACAGGGGGGTCGAAATCTCCGCCGAGGTGGCCGACAGCCTGCAGTCGGTGATAAATGAACAGGTTACCTGCGGAGTTGCCGTGCGCATGGCGCTCTTATACCTGATGCTGGGACAGAAGGGGGAATAA
- a CDS encoding dihydroorotase gives MEYLLQGGLVIDPASGLEKELDIHIENGRIKAVGSGFSGKGLKVYDLKGKIVAPGFIDMHVHLREPGGEAHETILTGCRAAAAGGFTAVAAMPNTRPCADSEGVVELVRARARQAGLCEVFPIGTVSKGQRGEEISEIGSLYRAGAVAVSDDGKPVTSSEVMRRALEYTKIFGIPVISHSEDCSLSAGGAMHEGYWSTFLGLKGIPAQAEEIMVARDILLASLTAGKLHLAHISTKGSVELLKFALAQGIKVTAEATPHHLLLTDEAVKGYDTNTKVNPPLRGPEHVKAVREAVAAGIIGVIASDHAPWSREEKEQEYDAAPCGISGLETAVPVCWDTLVVSGMMSPVELIARFTTGPAAVLNLRRGMLEAGAPANLTVIDPGLKKQVDVSSFYSKGKNSPLNGRTFQGWPVMTIVEGKVVMEDGRVKED, from the coding sequence ATGGAATATCTCTTGCAGGGCGGGCTGGTCATCGATCCGGCGAGCGGGCTGGAAAAAGAACTGGATATTCACATCGAAAACGGCAGGATCAAGGCTGTGGGCAGCGGCTTTTCGGGAAAGGGCCTTAAGGTGTATGACCTGAAAGGGAAAATAGTGGCTCCCGGGTTTATCGATATGCACGTCCACCTCCGCGAACCAGGCGGCGAGGCTCACGAGACCATCCTCACAGGTTGCCGGGCCGCGGCGGCGGGAGGGTTTACCGCGGTGGCGGCCATGCCGAACACCAGGCCCTGCGCCGACAGCGAAGGGGTTGTGGAACTGGTCAGGGCCCGCGCGAGGCAGGCCGGGTTGTGCGAGGTATTCCCCATCGGCACGGTCAGCAAAGGGCAGCGGGGCGAGGAGATCTCCGAGATAGGTTCCCTCTACCGGGCCGGCGCGGTGGCGGTGTCGGACGACGGGAAGCCGGTGACCAGCAGCGAAGTGATGCGGCGGGCCCTGGAATACACGAAAATTTTCGGCATCCCCGTCATTTCCCACAGCGAGGACTGCAGTCTCAGCGCCGGAGGGGCCATGCACGAAGGGTACTGGTCGACTTTTCTGGGTTTGAAAGGGATTCCGGCCCAGGCCGAGGAAATAATGGTGGCGCGCGACATCCTCCTCGCTTCACTGACGGCGGGTAAGCTCCACCTGGCGCACATCAGCACCAAAGGGAGCGTGGAACTGTTGAAATTCGCCCTGGCCCAGGGGATAAAGGTCACGGCGGAAGCGACGCCTCACCACCTCCTGCTTACCGATGAAGCGGTCAAGGGCTACGATACAAACACCAAGGTCAACCCGCCCCTGCGCGGCCCGGAACATGTAAAAGCCGTCCGGGAGGCGGTCGCCGCGGGGATCATCGGGGTCATCGCTTCCGACCACGCGCCGTGGTCCAGAGAAGAAAAGGAACAGGAGTATGACGCCGCCCCCTGCGGGATTTCCGGGCTGGAAACGGCGGTGCCGGTTTGCTGGGATACCCTGGTGGTCTCGGGGATGATGAGCCCGGTGGAATTGATTGCCAGGTTCACCACCGGCCCTGCTGCGGTCTTGAACCTCAGGCGCGGTATGCTGGAAGCGGGCGCGCCTGCAAACCTGACCGTCATCGACCCCGGTTTAAAGAAACAGGTTGATGTCAGCAGCTTTTATTCCAAGGGGAAGAACAGCCCGTTGAACGGGAGGACCTTCCAGGGCTGGCCGGTAATGACAATAGTGGAAGGCAAAGTCGTCATGGAGGATGGCCGGGTAAAGGAGGATTAA
- the carA gene encoding glutamine-hydrolyzing carbamoyl-phosphate synthase small subunit: MKAYLCLQDGRVFEGESIGMAGETAGEVVFNTSMTGYQEILTDPSYAGQIIVLTYPLIGNYGVNGNDEESPLIAARGLAVKELCPQPSNYRAEQNLHRYLVKHGIVGIKDIDTRALTRHLRQAGTMMGLISTEADPEVLKRRARELAPLAGPGLVKSVTCQEAFTLEGGTHPVVVVDFGAKGNIVRSLRNLGCRVTVVPAGTGAAGILAYRPQGVVLSNGPGDPQDVAYALPAIREVLEAGVPVMGICLGHQLLGLALGGRTYKLKFGHRGGNHPVKDLRSNRVYITSQNHGYAVAPDSLPGDELEVTHINLHDQTVEGLRHKKRKAFSVQFHPEACPGPQDTFYLFSEFLDMVREYAAKTDGEVGTMKGVDDRGA, from the coding sequence TTGAAAGCGTATCTTTGTTTGCAAGACGGGAGGGTATTCGAAGGCGAGTCTATCGGTATGGCGGGCGAAACGGCCGGCGAAGTGGTCTTTAACACCAGCATGACCGGCTACCAGGAGATACTGACGGATCCTTCCTATGCCGGCCAGATCATTGTGCTTACCTATCCTTTGATCGGCAATTACGGGGTTAACGGGAATGACGAAGAATCGCCGCTGATCGCCGCCCGGGGGCTGGCCGTCAAGGAACTGTGCCCGCAGCCCAGCAATTACCGGGCCGAACAGAACCTTCACCGCTACCTGGTTAAACATGGTATCGTTGGAATCAAGGATATCGATACACGGGCCCTGACCAGGCACCTGCGCCAGGCGGGGACAATGATGGGACTCATCAGCACGGAAGCGGACCCGGAGGTATTGAAAAGAAGAGCGCGGGAACTGGCACCGCTGGCCGGCCCCGGTCTCGTGAAGAGCGTGACCTGCCAAGAGGCCTTTACCCTGGAAGGGGGCACACACCCGGTGGTGGTGGTCGATTTCGGGGCCAAGGGGAATATCGTCAGATCCTTGAGAAACCTGGGCTGCCGGGTTACCGTGGTTCCGGCCGGGACCGGAGCCGCCGGAATTCTTGCTTACCGGCCGCAGGGAGTTGTTCTTTCCAATGGCCCGGGAGACCCCCAGGACGTGGCTTACGCCCTCCCCGCCATCAGGGAGGTGCTGGAGGCGGGAGTGCCCGTGATGGGCATTTGCCTGGGGCACCAGCTTTTGGGCCTGGCCCTGGGAGGCCGGACTTACAAGCTCAAGTTCGGTCACCGCGGCGGAAACCATCCCGTCAAGGACCTGCGCAGCAACAGGGTCTACATTACGTCCCAAAACCACGGGTACGCTGTCGCCCCGGACAGTTTGCCCGGCGATGAACTCGAGGTTACGCACATAAACCTTCATGACCAGACGGTGGAGGGGTTAAGACATAAAAAGCGGAAGGCTTTTTCCGTGCAGTTTCACCCCGAGGCCTGTCCGGGTCCCCAGGACACATTCTATCTTTTCAGCGAGTTTCTGGATATGGTCAGGGAATACGCTGCAAAAACGGACGGGGAAGTTGGAACGATGAAAGGAGTGGATGACCGGGGTGCCTGA